In Roseibium salinum, a single genomic region encodes these proteins:
- a CDS encoding 3-ketoacyl-ACP reductase yields the protein MNKVALITGGQRGIGLGIAEALAGAGYNVALLSRSEPEAADVGEALERLGDRAAYFCHDLQDVAGHGQVLDRVEERLGPVTTFVSNAGVPAKVRGDMLDLRPDSFDFVLGVNLRGAFFLAQDVARRMLKLPEDTYRSITFVTSVSATMVSIERAEYCLSKAGAAMMAELFAVRLAPHGIGVFELRPGIIETGMTAGVKDKYTARIEGGLVPAGRWGQPADIGSIILPIAEGRMAFATGSSIAVDGGLSIPRL from the coding sequence ATGAACAAGGTCGCGCTCATTACCGGCGGACAGCGGGGCATCGGGCTGGGTATCGCGGAGGCGCTTGCCGGGGCCGGTTACAACGTCGCCCTTTTGTCGCGCAGTGAACCGGAAGCGGCGGACGTCGGCGAGGCTCTGGAGCGGCTCGGGGACCGCGCCGCCTATTTCTGCCACGACCTGCAGGATGTCGCCGGTCACGGTCAGGTGCTGGACAGGGTGGAGGAGCGGCTCGGGCCGGTCACCACCTTCGTCTCAAATGCCGGCGTTCCCGCGAAGGTGCGCGGCGACATGCTCGATCTCCGGCCGGACAGTTTCGACTTCGTTCTCGGTGTGAACCTCAGAGGAGCATTCTTTCTGGCCCAGGACGTGGCGCGCCGGATGCTGAAGCTGCCGGAGGACACGTATCGTTCGATCACCTTCGTGACCTCCGTCAGTGCCACAATGGTCTCCATCGAACGGGCCGAATACTGCCTGTCCAAGGCGGGCGCCGCGATGATGGCGGAGCTTTTCGCCGTCCGGCTTGCTCCTCACGGCATCGGCGTCTTCGAGCTGCGGCCGGGCATCATCGAAACCGGCATGACCGCCGGCGTGAAGGACAAGTATACCGCGCGGATCGAGGGCGGTCTTGTTCCTGCCGGACGCTGGGGGCAGCCGGCGGATATCGGCTCAATCATTCTTCCGATCGCCGAAGGCCGGATGGCCTTTGCGACCGGTTCTTCCATTGCGGTCGACGGCGGCCTGTCGATCCCGCGACTTTGA
- a CDS encoding GMC family oxidoreductase: protein MEKGYDFIVIGGGSAGSVVAARLTENPDVQVLLLEAGGRDWHPYYHLPAGFAKMTKGIGSWGWHTVPQKHMNGRVFRYTQARVIGGGSAINAQIYTRGNALDYEEWRQLGCEGWGYEDVLPYFRKAEDNDTFDDRYHGKGGPLGVSRPCAPLPICEAYFEAAAELGIPRNHDVAGEKQDGVAYYQLTQRNARRSSAAMAYLAPNRNRANLHVRTGAQVRRILVENGRATGVELIDGTRLTASCEIVLSSGAIGSPRLLQLSGIGPADHLKDLGIEVVLDQPEVGANLQDHLDLYCICEVSGPHTYDRFAKPHLSAIAGLQYLFTRRGPVSSSLFETGGFWYADPEARSPDIQFHLGLGTGIESGVAAMPDGGVTLNSCYLRPRSRGSVRLQSANPGAAPLIDPNYLEDPQDREMSIRGLKLTQEILTQKPLEPFIKAERLPGPDVRTDEDYFRFICEHSKTSHHAAGTCRMGADDRAVVDPRLRFNGLEGLRVVDASIMPRLISSNTNAAAIMIGEKAADMIRQDHGYPS from the coding sequence ATGGAAAAAGGCTACGATTTCATCGTCATAGGCGGCGGCAGCGCGGGCTCGGTCGTCGCCGCGCGGCTGACGGAAAATCCGGACGTGCAGGTCCTGCTCCTGGAAGCGGGCGGACGCGATTGGCATCCTTATTATCATCTGCCTGCCGGTTTCGCGAAGATGACCAAGGGGATCGGCTCCTGGGGCTGGCACACGGTCCCGCAGAAGCACATGAACGGCCGCGTGTTCCGCTATACCCAGGCCAGGGTGATCGGCGGCGGCTCGGCGATCAATGCGCAGATCTACACCCGCGGCAATGCGCTCGATTACGAGGAGTGGCGCCAGTTGGGCTGTGAGGGCTGGGGCTACGAGGATGTTCTGCCCTATTTCCGAAAGGCGGAAGACAACGACACGTTCGACGACAGGTACCACGGCAAGGGCGGTCCCCTCGGCGTTTCCAGGCCATGCGCCCCGCTGCCGATTTGCGAAGCCTATTTCGAGGCCGCCGCGGAACTCGGCATTCCACGTAATCATGACGTTGCGGGCGAGAAGCAGGACGGTGTCGCCTATTATCAGCTGACCCAGAGAAACGCCCGCCGGTCGTCGGCGGCGATGGCCTATCTCGCGCCGAACCGCAACCGGGCGAACCTCCACGTCAGGACCGGGGCGCAGGTGCGCCGGATCCTGGTTGAAAACGGCCGTGCGACCGGCGTCGAGCTGATCGACGGCACCCGGTTGACCGCAAGCTGCGAAATCGTGCTTTCCTCCGGGGCGATCGGTTCTCCCAGGCTGCTGCAATTGTCGGGCATCGGCCCTGCGGATCACCTCAAGGACCTCGGCATCGAGGTCGTCCTCGACCAGCCGGAGGTCGGCGCCAATCTCCAGGACCATCTTGACCTCTACTGCATTTGCGAGGTCAGCGGCCCGCATACCTATGACCGCTTCGCAAAGCCCCACTTGTCGGCTATCGCCGGCCTGCAATATCTCTTCACCCGGCGCGGTCCGGTTTCCTCCAGTCTATTTGAGACCGGCGGCTTCTGGTACGCGGACCCGGAAGCAAGGTCTCCGGATATCCAGTTCCACCTCGGCCTTGGCACGGGCATTGAATCGGGCGTCGCGGCAATGCCCGATGGCGGCGTTACGCTGAACTCGTGCTATCTGCGTCCGCGCTCGCGCGGGTCCGTCCGCCTTCAAAGCGCCAACCCGGGCGCCGCTCCCCTGATCGATCCGAATTATCTGGAGGATCCGCAGGACAGGGAGATGTCCATCCGCGGCCTGAAACTGACGCAGGAGATCCTGACGCAGAAACCGCTCGAACCCTTCATCAAGGCCGAGCGCCTGCCCGGGCCCGACGTCAGGACCGACGAAGACTACTTCCGCTTCATCTGCGAGCATTCCAAGACGTCCCACCATGCCGCGGGCACGTGCCGGATGGGGGCCGATGACAGGGCGGTCGTCGATCCCCGCCTTCGCTTCAACGGTCTTGAGGGCCTGCGCGTCGTGGACGCGTCGATCATGCCAAGGCTCATCTCTTCCAACACCAATGCTGCGGCCATCATGATCGGCGAGAAAGCCGCCGACATGATCCGCCAGGACCACGGGTATCCCTCATGA
- a CDS encoding Dabb family protein, which produces MIRHIVLIKFQPGVGEEEIARLFAELRAIEAKVTGILGITSGRSESPEKIERGYMHGFVIDFADWEALEAYQTHPDHKALGARLVANAIGGIDGILVLDIPVAA; this is translated from the coding sequence ATGATACGTCACATCGTGCTCATCAAATTCCAGCCCGGCGTCGGCGAAGAAGAAATCGCCCGGCTGTTTGCCGAACTGCGCGCCATCGAAGCGAAAGTGACCGGAATTCTCGGAATCACTTCCGGGCGCAGCGAAAGCCCGGAGAAGATCGAGCGGGGCTACATGCACGGCTTCGTCATCGATTTCGCCGACTGGGAGGCGCTGGAAGCGTATCAGACCCATCCCGACCACAAAGCCCTCGGTGCCAGGCTGGTCGCCAACGCGATTGGCGGGATCGACGGGATTCTCGTCCTGGACATACCCGTCGCCGCCTGA
- a CDS encoding dihydrodipicolinate synthase family protein translates to MLTLPTTDNRLETYTLSGQALTPRAPRVPLTRTAFAAAHVVSDPLRERDPWVGRPAVDWENTLRFRHWLWDQGLGLAEAMDTAQRGMGVDWPTARELIERTMKEARAHPMKPRVACGAGTDQVPLEDLRTTEAIAEAYSEQMEAIEAAGGQVIIMASRAFPAIKAGPDDYARVYGKLVKQAAAPVILHWLGDMFDPALKGYWGSEDIGAASDAVLSIIEDNPEKVDGIKISLLDQAHEEAFRARLPDGVRLYTGDDFNYAQLIEGDGTHYSHALLGAFAAIAPVASQALEALAQGDTETYHRLFAPTVPLSREIFKAPTRFYKAGIAFLAWLNDAQSHFIMPGGFQSSREITHYAEVFRLADRSRLLSKPDVAVERMTLLLKLHGIG, encoded by the coding sequence ATGCTGACGCTCCCCACCACGGACAACCGCCTGGAGACCTACACGCTTTCCGGCCAGGCCCTGACGCCGCGTGCCCCACGTGTGCCCTTGACGCGGACGGCCTTTGCGGCCGCCCATGTGGTCTCGGATCCCTTGCGCGAACGCGATCCCTGGGTCGGCCGTCCCGCCGTCGACTGGGAGAACACCCTGCGTTTCCGGCACTGGCTCTGGGATCAGGGCCTGGGTCTTGCCGAGGCCATGGACACGGCCCAACGCGGCATGGGTGTGGACTGGCCGACGGCAAGGGAGCTCATCGAGCGCACCATGAAGGAGGCAAGGGCGCATCCGATGAAGCCGCGCGTTGCCTGCGGTGCAGGCACCGATCAGGTGCCGCTCGAGGACCTCAGGACCACAGAGGCTATCGCAGAAGCCTATTCGGAGCAGATGGAGGCCATCGAGGCTGCCGGCGGACAGGTGATCATCATGGCCTCGCGCGCCTTTCCCGCCATCAAGGCGGGGCCGGACGATTATGCCCGCGTCTATGGCAAGCTGGTGAAGCAGGCTGCGGCACCGGTCATCCTGCACTGGCTCGGGGACATGTTCGATCCGGCGCTCAAAGGCTACTGGGGATCGGAGGACATCGGCGCGGCGTCGGATGCGGTGCTTTCCATCATCGAAGACAATCCGGAAAAGGTCGACGGTATCAAGATTTCGCTGCTCGACCAGGCACATGAAGAGGCTTTCCGGGCGCGCCTGCCAGATGGCGTCCGGCTTTATACCGGAGACGATTTCAACTATGCGCAGCTGATCGAAGGCGACGGGACGCACTATTCGCACGCCCTGCTGGGCGCCTTCGCGGCCATCGCGCCCGTGGCCAGCCAGGCGCTCGAAGCCCTCGCGCAGGGCGATACCGAAACCTATCACCGGCTTTTCGCGCCGACCGTTCCGCTCAGCCGGGAAATCTTCAAGGCGCCCACCCGGTTCTACAAGGCCGGGATCGCCTTCCTGGCCTGGCTCAACGATGCGCAAAGCCACTTCATCATGCCGGGCGGGTTTCAGTCCTCGCGGGAAATCACCCACTATGCCGAGGTCTTCCGGCTTGCGGACCGATCCCGTTTGTTGTCAAAACCCGATGTCGCAGTGGAACGGATGACCCTGCTCTTGAAGCTGCATGGGATTGGCTGA
- a CDS encoding LacI family DNA-binding transcriptional regulator, whose product MNKRPTILDVARHAGVSKSTVSLVLQNSTLVKETTRADVMRAIADLGYVYNRSAAGLRGAGSGLIGLIINDLRNPFFTEFAASAQMCFARQGYSTVIANTDEDPEIQAQVIDAMIEHGVSAFVISPTYGGDNQPFDRIRRAGIPAMQVLRQLDERTDLFPLRPTTMRGAGSWRPNISSNWAAGALPSSVASRTGRSRLSACPATVRR is encoded by the coding sequence ATGAACAAAAGACCGACAATTCTGGATGTTGCACGGCACGCAGGTGTGTCCAAGTCGACCGTGTCGCTCGTTCTGCAGAATTCCACGTTGGTCAAGGAGACGACCCGGGCAGATGTCATGAGGGCGATTGCCGACCTCGGCTATGTCTACAACCGCTCGGCCGCGGGCCTGCGCGGGGCGGGTTCCGGTCTGATCGGCCTGATCATCAACGACCTGCGCAACCCGTTCTTCACCGAGTTCGCGGCAAGCGCACAGATGTGTTTCGCCCGGCAGGGATATTCAACCGTCATCGCCAACACCGACGAGGATCCGGAGATCCAGGCGCAGGTGATCGATGCCATGATCGAACACGGTGTTTCCGCCTTCGTCATCTCGCCAACCTATGGCGGTGACAACCAGCCGTTCGATCGTATCCGGCGCGCCGGCATCCCGGCCATGCAGGTGCTTCGGCAACTCGATGAACGGACGGACCTTTTCCCTTTGCGTCCCACGACTATGCGGGGGGCGGGGTCCTGGCGACCGAACATCTCATCGAACTGGGCAGCCGGAGCATTGCCTTCGTCGGTGGCATCAAGGACCGGCCGATCACGCTTGAGCGCATGTCCGGCTACAGTGCGGCGATGA
- a CDS encoding substrate-binding domain-containing protein, whose amino-acid sequence MAFVGGIKDRPITLERMSGYSAAMTSQSLVPRAFHGRPSRAFGRDIALHLATVHRDIEAAVCFSDLVALGMLSGFAEAGIRAGRDFRIVGFDDIEESSIAFPRLSSVRCDSALFGRNAAEAMLAWITEGKRPPDKRRYDVELIARQSSLWPDNDGKQSDKSAPAAF is encoded by the coding sequence ATTGCCTTCGTCGGTGGCATCAAGGACCGGCCGATCACGCTTGAGCGCATGTCCGGCTACAGTGCGGCGATGACCTCGCAGTCCTTGGTGCCCAGGGCCTTCCACGGGCGGCCGTCGAGGGCCTTTGGCCGCGACATCGCCTTGCACCTTGCAACGGTACACAGGGACATCGAGGCAGCGGTGTGTTTCAGCGATCTGGTTGCCCTGGGAATGCTCAGCGGCTTTGCCGAAGCCGGCATCCGCGCCGGCAGGGACTTCAGGATCGTCGGCTTCGATGACATCGAGGAAAGCTCGATCGCCTTTCCGCGGCTCAGTTCCGTCAGGTGCGATTCCGCCCTGTTCGGCCGCAACGCCGCGGAGGCGATGCTGGCATGGATTACCGAGGGAAAGCGGCCTCCGGACAAAAGGCGCTACGACGTCGAACTGATTGCGCGCCAGTCCAGCCTCTGGCCAGACAACGACGGCAAGCAGTCCGACAAATCGGCTCCGGCAGCTTTTTGA
- a CDS encoding PRC-barrel domain-containing protein, which yields MLSEWRYDPLYSAGWSVERMFDETDVVDTAGEEIGDVENIIFSDDGRVLSVIAEVGGVWDIGDTHVSIPWEEARLSEDGTRLTVPVTEDNVDDYSVFEKEFLFQTDTEDIAKVEDDLATGTTVFKATDLMGDYAYLSENTRYGYVTDMIVNNGTISAVIVDAAAYGRPGFYAYPYYGYNAAPSYYPRYNLPYAADEIDVLENFDYDQLRSQS from the coding sequence GTGCTGAGCGAATGGCGTTACGACCCGCTTTATTCCGCGGGCTGGAGCGTCGAGAGGATGTTCGATGAAACGGATGTCGTCGACACTGCAGGCGAGGAAATCGGCGACGTCGAGAACATCATTTTCAGTGACGATGGCCGGGTTCTTTCCGTCATAGCCGAGGTCGGCGGAGTGTGGGACATCGGCGACACGCACGTCTCGATTCCGTGGGAAGAAGCCCGGCTTTCCGAAGATGGCACGCGCCTCACGGTTCCTGTGACGGAAGACAATGTCGATGACTATTCGGTGTTCGAAAAAGAGTTCCTTTTCCAGACCGATACCGAAGATATCGCCAAGGTCGAGGATGATCTGGCGACGGGGACAACGGTCTTCAAGGCAACGGATCTCATGGGCGACTATGCATATCTCAGCGAGAACACCCGCTACGGCTACGTGACCGACATGATCGTGAACAACGGCACGATCAGCGCGGTAATCGTGGATGCCGCAGCCTATGGACGGCCCGGGTTTTATGCATACCCCTATTATGGATATAACGCCGCGCCTTCATATTATCCGCGCTACAATCTGCCCTACGCGGCCGATGAAATCGATGTTCTGGAGAACTTCGACTACGATCAGTTGCGTTCGCAATCGTAA
- a CDS encoding PRC-barrel domain-containing protein produces the protein MVEVRTMIGQGILIAALAFVAGPAIAQTATPNVLVEVSGRNDLLVQRLNITVEDLRDMTVFGANNEKIGDIDDVLATQDGQVAAVTLDVGGYLGVGERSVVIALEQIKLDGLRMVLNMTKEEVESLPNWDG, from the coding sequence ATGGTTGAAGTCAGGACAATGATCGGGCAAGGCATATTGATTGCGGCACTGGCCTTTGTGGCCGGGCCAGCCATTGCTCAGACCGCCACGCCGAATGTGCTGGTGGAAGTCTCCGGCCGTAACGATTTGCTTGTCCAGCGGCTCAACATCACAGTCGAGGATCTCCGCGACATGACTGTGTTCGGCGCGAACAACGAGAAAATCGGCGACATTGACGACGTACTGGCCACCCAGGACGGCCAGGTTGCTGCTGTGACCCTGGATGTCGGCGGCTATCTCGGTGTCGGCGAAAGATCCGTGGTGATCGCCTTGGAACAGATAAAGTTGGACGGATTGCGCATGGTTCTGAATATGACGAAAGAAGAAGTCGAATCCCTGCCCAACTGGGATGGCTGA
- a CDS encoding superoxide dismutase family protein, translating to MRHRTKLLTSVIAAALLSAGASVPVFSQEPAKAIARLTTSEGEPAGSVEFTDGPNGVLIEALITGHAPGEHAIHLHETGKCSPDFSAAGGHIAPEGTVHGFLSQEEPHTGDLPNIFMDVEGAGTAHFFHRGISLGGEKADLLDDDGTAVIVHEHADTYTANADPGARVACGVVEPYL from the coding sequence ATGAGACACAGAACGAAACTCCTCACGAGCGTGATAGCGGCCGCTTTGCTGTCTGCCGGTGCGTCTGTCCCGGTCTTTTCGCAGGAGCCGGCCAAGGCAATCGCACGGCTCACGACATCCGAAGGTGAGCCCGCAGGCAGTGTGGAATTCACCGACGGGCCGAATGGGGTCCTTATTGAAGCACTGATCACCGGGCATGCGCCGGGCGAGCACGCCATCCACCTGCACGAGACGGGCAAATGCTCGCCCGATTTCTCAGCGGCAGGCGGCCATATTGCGCCCGAAGGCACCGTGCACGGCTTCCTTTCGCAGGAGGAACCTCACACCGGCGACCTGCCGAACATTTTCATGGATGTCGAAGGTGCTGGCACGGCCCATTTCTTCCATCGCGGCATTTCGCTCGGCGGGGAGAAAGCCGACCTGCTCGACGATGACGGAACGGCTGTGATCGTGCATGAACATGCCGACACTTATACGGCCAATGCCGATCCCGGCGCTCGCGTCGCCTGCGGTGTCGTGGAACCCTATCTTTGA